One stretch of Pseudomonas sp. NC02 DNA includes these proteins:
- a CDS encoding sensor domain-containing diguanylate cyclase, with protein sequence MIKASLRSHLTLWFAGLSLLTLVSVGFYVGHIATEQLKLASGNALLSTARSTAALLAVQLRERQLEVSLLSRAPLFRRGNLDDPDILTSMEQRTQSRAEYAWMGVADTDGRVRQAVNGLLVDQSVTARPWFQAGLQGNYTGDPHEAVLLAKLLPGSNGEPWRFIDFAAPIRNAGGQVIGVLGAHAHWTWVTQIVEAAKGNTPDIEALIIDNDGKVLYPEQLAGQQLPQDRLANDTGWSVDNGYVTSAVAVPSPSNSSLTWYIVMRQPLEIALHPARVLLYKLLLLGVIAAVIFGFVAYYLASYLSRPIEELARSAKQVQNQQPGAYFPQDHFVLEIAQLGRSIKGMTQSLLGKERELQDTNASLEATVAQRTAALTQANAELLNLASHDALTGVYNRRRFDEKLAEYSLLFQRSGRAFALLLIDVDHFKRINDTHGHAVGDDVLRQLAQLIQDATRATDFVARYGGEEFAVLLPEIEAPDSPDVVAEKIRAAIAGAYFETAGQVTVSIGVGLVEASDSDTTVLIKRADQQLYRAKSSGRNRVA encoded by the coding sequence ATGATCAAAGCCAGCCTGCGTAGTCACCTGACCCTCTGGTTTGCCGGTTTGTCGCTGCTCACCCTGGTGAGCGTAGGGTTCTACGTTGGGCACATCGCTACCGAGCAACTGAAACTGGCCAGTGGCAATGCCTTGTTGAGCACTGCCCGCTCCACCGCCGCGCTATTGGCGGTGCAGCTGCGTGAACGCCAGCTCGAAGTGTCGCTGCTCAGCCGCGCACCGCTGTTCAGACGGGGCAACCTGGACGATCCGGACATACTGACCTCCATGGAACAACGCACCCAGTCCCGCGCCGAGTACGCGTGGATGGGCGTCGCCGACACAGACGGGCGTGTGCGCCAGGCGGTGAATGGGCTGCTGGTCGACCAATCCGTAACGGCACGGCCCTGGTTCCAGGCCGGTTTGCAGGGCAACTACACCGGCGATCCCCACGAGGCGGTACTGCTTGCCAAGCTGCTGCCGGGCTCCAACGGTGAGCCCTGGCGCTTCATCGACTTTGCCGCACCGATTCGCAATGCCGGGGGCCAGGTGATCGGCGTACTGGGGGCTCACGCCCATTGGACGTGGGTGACACAAATTGTCGAAGCGGCCAAAGGCAATACGCCGGACATCGAGGCGCTGATCATCGACAACGACGGCAAGGTGCTCTACCCGGAACAACTGGCCGGCCAGCAACTGCCCCAGGACCGCCTGGCCAATGACACCGGCTGGTCGGTCGACAACGGCTACGTGACCAGCGCCGTGGCGGTGCCCAGCCCGTCGAATTCCAGCCTGACCTGGTACATCGTGATGCGCCAGCCGCTGGAAATCGCCCTGCACCCTGCCCGCGTATTGCTCTACAAACTGCTGCTGTTGGGCGTCATTGCCGCGGTGATTTTCGGCTTCGTGGCGTATTACCTGGCGTCGTACCTCAGCCGGCCCATCGAAGAACTCGCGCGTTCAGCCAAGCAGGTCCAAAACCAACAGCCTGGCGCGTATTTCCCTCAAGACCATTTCGTACTGGAAATCGCCCAGCTCGGGCGCTCCATCAAGGGCATGACCCAATCGCTGCTTGGCAAAGAGCGCGAGCTGCAGGACACCAATGCGTCCCTGGAAGCCACCGTCGCCCAGCGTACTGCCGCCCTCACCCAGGCCAATGCCGAGCTGTTGAACCTGGCCAGCCATGACGCCCTGACCGGCGTCTACAACCGTCGGCGCTTCGATGAAAAACTGGCGGAGTACAGCCTGCTGTTCCAGCGCAGCGGGCGCGCATTTGCCTTGCTGCTGATCGACGTTGATCATTTCAAGCGGATCAACGATACCCATGGGCATGCCGTCGGGGACGATGTACTGCGCCAGCTCGCGCAGTTGATTCAGGACGCCACCCGCGCCACCGACTTCGTCGCCCGTTACGGCGGTGAAGAGTTTGCGGTGCTGTTGCCGGAAATCGAAGCGCCGGACAGCCCGGATGTGGTGGCCGAGAAGATTCGCGCGGCAATTGCCGGAGCGTATTTCGAGACCGCTGGGCAGGTCACGGTGAGTATTGGCGTCGGGCTCGTTGAAGCGTCGGACAGCGACACCACAGTGCTGATCAAGCGTGCGGATCAGCAGTTGTATCGGGCCAAGTCGTCGGGGCGCAACCGCGTGGCGTGA
- a CDS encoding LysE family translocator, translated as MSITDNLLAFTFAATLLTLTPGLDTALVLRTATVEGKQQALRATLGINAGCLLWGAAVAFGLGALIAVSEVAFNVLKYCGAAYLAWLGLNMLVRPRSSLASVEADGKPGANWFLKGMMGNVLNPKIGIFYVSFLPQFIPQGHPLVAWTFGLVSIHVVISLAWALILIGATQPLAGVLRREKVIKWMDRTTGMIFVLFAARLAFSKR; from the coding sequence ATGTCCATCACCGACAACCTGCTCGCCTTCACCTTCGCCGCCACGTTGCTCACGTTGACGCCCGGACTGGACACGGCCCTGGTATTGCGCACTGCAACGGTGGAGGGCAAGCAACAAGCCTTGCGCGCCACCCTGGGTATCAATGCCGGCTGCCTGCTGTGGGGTGCAGCGGTGGCCTTTGGGCTGGGCGCGTTGATTGCCGTGTCCGAGGTGGCCTTCAACGTCTTGAAGTACTGCGGCGCGGCTTACCTGGCGTGGCTGGGCTTGAACATGCTGGTGCGTCCGCGCAGTTCGCTGGCGTCCGTCGAGGCCGATGGAAAGCCCGGCGCCAACTGGTTCCTGAAAGGCATGATGGGCAACGTCCTCAACCCCAAGATCGGGATTTTCTACGTGTCTTTCCTGCCGCAGTTCATTCCCCAGGGGCATCCGCTGGTGGCGTGGACGTTCGGGCTGGTGAGCATCCACGTGGTGATCAGCCTGGCCTGGGCACTGATACTGATCGGTGCCACGCAGCCATTGGCCGGTGTGCTGCGGCGTGAAAAGGTGATCAAGTGGATGGACCGCACCACCGGCATGATATTCGTGCTGTTCGCGGCCCGGCTGGCCTTCAGCAAGCGCTGA
- a CDS encoding CerR family C-terminal domain-containing protein: MARHKPAAEGGYQRGEETRARIIEAAVEVFGERGYDGASTRDIANAAGVNAPAIQYYFDGKEGVYLECVEHLIALLWQKMAPTVEAAEGALADPGVDDQRLIDASLGILGAVVSTIQDSPQTTAWRAFLDRHQAGLCPESATMAFEERFKARIANVIRLLIARVAGLAVDDERTVIHSMALFTQGLAFRVQKPKLLSALNWTEVSQKEMELVRDVVLMQARFTLEGLVRHRDRR; encoded by the coding sequence GAAGGGGGTTATCAGCGGGGTGAAGAAACCCGCGCACGCATTATCGAGGCGGCTGTCGAGGTATTTGGCGAGCGTGGCTACGACGGCGCGTCCACGCGAGACATCGCGAATGCTGCCGGCGTCAATGCGCCCGCGATCCAGTACTACTTCGATGGCAAGGAAGGCGTGTACCTGGAATGCGTCGAGCACTTGATCGCGCTGTTGTGGCAGAAGATGGCGCCCACCGTTGAAGCCGCGGAAGGTGCGCTGGCCGATCCCGGGGTCGACGATCAGAGGTTGATCGACGCCTCACTGGGCATTCTCGGCGCGGTGGTTTCAACGATCCAGGACAGTCCCCAGACCACCGCGTGGCGGGCGTTTCTTGATCGCCATCAAGCCGGGCTCTGCCCTGAAAGCGCGACCATGGCGTTCGAGGAACGCTTCAAGGCGCGCATCGCCAACGTGATCCGCCTGCTGATCGCGCGCGTTGCCGGCCTTGCCGTTGACGACGAACGCACGGTGATCCACTCGATGGCGCTGTTCACCCAGGGCCTGGCGTTTCGGGTACAGAAACCCAAGCTGCTCTCCGCCTTGAACTGGACCGAAGTGAGCCAGAAGGAAATGGAACTGGTGCGGGATGTGGTGCTGATGCAGGCGCGGTTTACCCTCGAAGGCCTGGTACGGCATCGGGACCGGCGCTGA